The window AGGCTGTCTAAATTTGCAGTGCCATAACAAGCAGCTGTAGGGATGTTGTGTCACACTGTCAATGGGAATGCTGCAGTCATTTCCTATAACTTGCTCTCAGAAAGAATACAGTGAAAGTAGTGGTAGTTTAGAAGCACAGTGGggagaaaagattaaaaatggatattaaacagagggaaaaaaatcaattatttcatATAGCAGGTTTTCTTCATGGTTGGCAAGGAGCACTCCCAACTTTTCTTCTCCCTAGCCAGAAGAATTTCACTGAAGTAGAACAGTAAAATGCTGCTACTGTCAGATGCGGTGATCTCATTATCCATAtagatttaacatttttttgaatCCATATTTGCCCACTAGAGGGCTGATTGCTTCTTCCCCTTTAATACTTGATGTTGTCTGAGACAGAATGTGAAGCCCTTAATTAAATGGATCGTTTGTTCCCTTGAAAATGCCTGAGACCACATAATACAAAACtctctgaaatgcagctttctgCTATATTCCAGGGCTGTTTTTAACTCATAAGGCTCATGAATTTCTTAATGCTACATAGCATTCCTGCCCTCTCAGGGCTGATGCTAATTAGATGATTGGAAAATGAGTCCttacaagactttttttttttttaaatgttgtttgaAAAACAATACTGGAACGTTTATAGCTGCTAAATTCAGACAAGAGGGGTTTGTTTTTAGGGGTGGGTGGGTTAGGGGGTTTGCTAACTGTCAGAtttatcttccatttttatgCAAGTGTCAGAGAGGTTTTGAAATACgttctttgtaattttaatCCAAAACTGGAAAAGGACGCTCagtctgtttctcttcattaaAGTTTGTTTTTGGGAATTTCTGACCTGAAAGCAGATACCtgacaaagcaaataaatacaggAATGGTTGCACAGAAGTTATGGAAAGTAGATGGCTTTATGGCACTGCAGATCTAATGCATGGGACTGCTTAGATTTGATGACATAGTAAAGTACATGAATTCTTCAGAACAGActaaactgtttaaaatatattgtcaTGTGTACAGCACAGAAGAGATTAGTGCCCAGCATCGTATTTAAATGAGAGCAAGACTTTTGGAAAGGTACTTCTCTCAGAAAGGTAGCTGGATTCTCAGAATATTGATTGTAGGGGCCAAGTGATTGAGACCATACTATAGCCTCCGAGTGTTGTTCCAAAGATGCATTATTCTCATGGTTCGAAAGATCCTGTTTCCCCTTGGATTTTTTAACTTCTACAGTCAGTTATTGTTTCTCATCATATACCTTTCTTTGCTCATAAAACAGGCCCCTAGTAATTgatatttttctccctgcatagATTTATATGGGTATTGACCAAGCTATCTTTTAAGCCTGTCTCCAAACCTAGACTGGGCTCAGTGAATCTTTACTGCAAAGCCGATTTTCCACATGCCATCATTCTTCAAGTTTGCTGAACTTGTCTGAGTTTTTCAATAATTGCTGCCTATGTGGACTTTACAATTAGACATGCTGCTGCAAGAATAGTCGCACCATTCCAGTTTACAAAAATGATACCTGCTTTTCCCTTGATGGGGGGTTAGCTAATATGGTTAGCCGTATTAGCACAGCATCGCACTGGGTGCTTGTTCTCAGTTGAGTGGTTCATTATCGGAGGACCGACGGTGTCCTTGGACAACTGGAACAGAGTTCAATTGAGTGTAATGGAAGGAAGCGTCTGCTGAGAAAGAGCTTGATAAGAGTCATGCGTGGGAGTGTGCCCTAATGGTGTGCATTAGCAGGGGACTGGACTTGGCGACTCAGAGGTATTTTTCAGTTCATATTCACCTCAAAGTTTTTTCTAACGTTGCTGCTTTCAAGGATACAATCCTTATCCCGTAAGTGTGACTCGTTAACTGCAAAATGCATACGCTGTATTCAGGTCTAGCTTTAAACATTTTGGAAAGTCTGGGACAAACTGTACAGGCGTTTGGAGATAGTTGGGTTTATAAACAAAGagtgacttttaaaaaagatgatTCTGATGTTCCTTTTGACTCCTTGCATCCCTAACAGACCTAGGGATAAACAGCCAAATTGCTTCTGTGTGTTGATTCCAGAAGGGATCGTTGTGCGTGTGCAGGGACTTCATGTAAGGCTGTATCTAGTGTGCTTGTTCTGTTAAGGTTTGCGATTAAAGTGGATTAAGAGAAAGATGAAGATAGGAAACATGGGAGCAACTGTTAGAGACGATAATGATTGTAAAAGAACAGTGATGGAGAGGAAAGAATGTAGTGACAGGTGTGTGGTAGAGTGCTGGCTCGGGAGGCATGGCTTCCagttaaatgctttaaaatcagGCTGTGGCTTGGAAGGGCCTGTGGAAGTTAAGGTAGGTGCTGGGTAAATATTACCTACATGACATACGCTAATCGGACTGCACACTTCATAAAGCTTCTGGCTCCAGCGTAAATAATCACAACAGTAGATGCAATGAAGTATCTTCCTGAAGACCAGGATCCATTCTTTGTGGCTTGTAATACCTGCAGAGGCTTTTGTCACTGAGCAGTTTTGTAAACACTTGTAGAACTTGAGGAAATTCCCAGACAAAAACATAAGTCAGCCTGCTGTGAAGGCTAAATTCATATCAGCCAGACTTCTGGGTGGCATTCTTTTGTTCAAATGTGGCCTTGGAAGTTCCAAGTGCAGGTTCAGTTTAGTCTTGTTTAATCAAAAAGTCTGCAAATGGAAGAACTAAGTTCAGAGAAACCTTAACTCTGCCCCTTGGTTGGCACacatcgggggggggggggaggggacggACGgaccaaaaacaaaccagcaaaacagTCCGGTAACTTGGATGCAGCTTCTGTCTCTCTGTCAAATTATCAACCACAAAAGCTTTTACCATCTTGAATTGTGAAACAGTGCAAGCTTCTCTTAACAGCCTGGTGTCATGATGGAGGAACGGTTTTTAACAGCAGCATCCATAGCAGATAGATGCCAACTGCTTCTTCCTGTTCAAAGAGTCTGTGTTACCAAATACGTTTCTGATCATTATGGGAACAGATGGATCCAAACTCCTagacaaaacattttgcatcaCATCAGTAAGGTTGAAATGATGAAAGCCCATTAGACCAGTGAAATACCACATTTAATATCCAGAGTGTCTTTGTGAGACCCACTaggaaagcagcactgctgttaTTCTTGGCATTTTGTATTCTAAATACTCGAGTGTCTCCTCCAGAAATGGGAGCAGAGTTAAGTGGGTTTGGTCATAACTGCTTTTGCAGACTTTGCAGTACACGGAATTAACTTTTATTATGAAGATGAACCTTAACCTGGAACTTCCAGGTCttccaacctttttttttgactgaaataaatCACGGATGAACAAAGTGTTTTTTGTCTGGGAATTATTATTCCTGTCCCCTTCGGATCACTGTTGGAAAATTTCCAGAGCGCTGCCCTGTCTCCCTTGTAAGCCTAATAAATCAACATCTTTGGTTCTTCCAAAACCGTTACTTGTCTGGCTGCAAGGTATCGTTTGGTCTCTGCCAGTTCCTAGCTTAAGTTTCTCCCCCCGGGACTGGAGTACTTGCAGCCAAGCACAGTGTCCTGGGTGAAACCTCCCCAGAACCATACAGTGAGGAAACATCCCTTCTTCACTCAGTGTGGCAGACCCCATCCAGTTAGTTGGTACCTGTTGGGGCTTGCCCCCGTGTGACACTGTCTCTTCCCCTCGCCCCGGTCCCAGGTGCCGGATGTGTTCGCTGACCTTCTACTCCAAGTCGGAGATGCAGATCCACTCCAAGTCCCATACGGAGACAAAGCCACACAAGTGTCCTCACTGCTCCAAGAGCTTCGCCAACAGCTCCTACCTGGCCCAGCACATTCGCATCCACTCAGGGGCCAAGCCCTACACGTGCAGCTACTGCCAGAAGGCCTTCCGCCAGCtctcccacctgcagcagcacacacgGTAAGGGCCGGAGGAGGCTGGGGGCCCTCCGCACTGCATGTTGCTGTCGTCCCAGCATGCTGTGAGCACCCTCCGTGGGCGGCTGCCTGGGGACGTTTTTCCGCAGGCTGGTCAGGTCTCGTACACGACGAACCGGCAGTGGTGGTATCCGACGTGTGAGACTTGTCACTTGCTGTGAGGGGCTGGGTATGCGCAGAGGTTAGCACTGCTCACCCTAAGGGGCGTCCGCAATGGAGTGACGCTTTCTGACGGAAGGTAGGGCTGGTTGTGTCAGTGTGAGAGTAGAGTGGGTGTAGGAGGACTGTTCCCTGTCACCCCAGCATAGTTCTGCCAAACGTCTCAGTCCAGGCTTGCAGCCCCACTGCTGTTTCAGCCGTAGGCTTCCCACACACAGCTCCGCCAATGCCCCTCAGTCCAGACTCTATAGTTCCTCTCTCTGGATCCTCCCCCGGTGCAGACAGACCATGGTCTCTTGAATCCAAGGGGAGCATGGTTTGAGACCGAGCGAGCTCGTGCCGTGTCTGGAGTTCCTCCATGTAGCAGATAGCGTGGTGCTGTCCCACCCCCTTTGTGCCCTCATTCCATCAGCACTAGCCAGATGGCGGTCATGtccaactgctgctgctcctcctcctcttcgGCAGGATCCACTCCAAGCTCCACACGGCGATTGTCAAGCCGCACAAGTGTCCTCACTGCTCCAAGAGCTTCGCCAACACATCCTACCTGGCCCAGCACCTCCGCATCCACTCGGGGGCCAAGCCCTACACCTGCCGCTACTGCCAGAAGGCCTTCCGCCAGCtctcccacctgcagcagcacacacgGTAAGGGCCAGAGGAGGCTgggggcctggccctggccccCCCGCGCTGCCGGCATGCACCTGTGGAGCACGCGCGCCAAGCatgcggggggcgggcggggaaTGCGGCCGGCTGCACCCTCAGAAGGAGGTGACCCACCAGAGTGGACGGAGTGGAGGCTGCGCAGGAGACACTGACCACGTCAGGGCTGAGGTGGGCACATGCTGTCCCTGGGGATCCTTGGTCTTGCACCGCGGGgggcacagagagagagagcgaTAGAGAGAGAGGCATTGGCCGTAGGGGATCACAGCCTGGCACCACGGGGGTTGGACTGAGTGTGTGGAAGCTTCTCCTGGCAttgcagggggacagggacagatgAACACTGTAGGTGATCTCAGCCTGATGATGTAAAGGGAAAAGCATTGGTGTGTCTATCCTGAGAAGGAACCTGCTTGCTTGGTACTGCAGGAGCAAGAGAACAGACTCTTCTTGGTCATATGGGACTCCTGGGCTTGGAGCGGGGAGCCTGGACCTCCAgaccccttcccagcccatttTCAGGTGGCCCGTGTGCCAAGCTGGCCAGGCGTTCATAAGCTCTTGCTCCTCAGTCCTAGTCACTCTCTGAAATCTGCTTGACTGCCTGTCTTCTCTGACTTTTGTAGCTGGAcacaggagctgggcagagctctCTTTGTCCAGATAGAACAGCATCTGGAGGCAACATcatccccttccctgctctcctgagTGGCTGTGAGATTTAATCACAGCATCAGGCCCTGGCagtctgccctgcctgcctgctcacTGCCTCTCGTTTGTGCTCTTCCTCCTCAACAGTATCCACACCGGGGACCGACCCTACAAGTGCGCTCACCCTGGGTGTGAAAAGGCTTTCACCCAGCTCTCCAACTTGCAGGTAAGAGCCTGGACTTGTTCTGCTCACTGGTGAGGGTGGCAAGGGTGGCTGTCAAGTGAGGGGAGAGGCTACTTGCCCTGTGGTGGAGGAGATGGAGAAATTggggcagctgggaggagagTGAAGGAATACAGAGAAGCTGTTGGAGCCCTGGGAAGAAGTGAGATTGCTGGCTTTTGTGGCACTAGTGATCCAAAGAAGTCGTGTAAACAGTCACATCCTGTAAAATTGTAAACTTGGCTTGAAAGCGGTGAGACCTTGGTAAAGTTCCTCCCATCTGTGCCGCAGAGTTTTTTAGCTTAGCTGGGGCCAGGCTTTTGCTAAAGATCATGCAGAGTGAAACCTAGATATCTGATTGcgggttttgtttgttttacaatgAAATGGAGGGCATAAGAGTAGGGATTTAGGGAAGCAGAGGTGGTGTGCCCTGTTGCAGTGTCCTGGAGGAGGGTGCACCAAACGGCAGAGAGCTGTAAATGGCTGTGAGCAGTTAAAGCAGATCCTGCCCTGAAGGGCAGTGGCAGATGGGGGGAGCAAGCACGTGGTGaggcagaagagagaagaggaaaagactGAGAAAGGATTGTGTGGAGACTGAGAAGATGGAGGTTGTGGAGCGTTAGGAGACTCTGCTCTTTATGTGCCTGGTATGCCTCAGACAGAAAGGCATCTGTGGGGAAGATGCGGTGGGCTGGAGGGAGAAGCTCTGTCCCCTACACCAGGAGCCAGGCATACCTCTCAGCAggcaggggcacagggagcttGGAGCCGGGCTGGAAGGGGGTGTCGGAGGTAAAGCCTTCGCCAGTACTAATACTCGCTCCCTTCCCTGCACTTGCTTTTTCTCCACCCCCCTGCTGTCCCTCAGTCCCACAGACGGCAGCACAACAAAGACAAACCTTTCAAGTGCCACAACTGCCACCGTGCGTACACGGATGCTGCCTCGTTGGAGGTACACCTGGCTACACATACAGTGAAACACGCCAAGGTCTACACCTGCTCCATCTGCAGCCGGGCCTACACCTCGGTGAGTGTTTGCTGCGCTGGGGGGTAGCAGAAGCCAACGTGCTTCCACGGGAGTAGCTCCTCCAGATCCAACAGGAGCAGCCCCCTGAGCTGTTGTGTCCCTCCCTGTTGGTTTTGGCTCTTGCGAACGCCATCCCCTCCTCTCACGCCGTTCTTCCCGTTGCAGGAGACGTATCTGATGAAGCACATGCGGAAACACAACATCCCTGACCCACAGCAGCAGGTGGTTCAGGCGCAAGCCCAGgcctctcagcagcagcagcacttccagCCACAGGGTGGAGGGGCGGCAGGGGGCCCTTCTGGAGACACTAACCAACCCAACCCTCCCCCCCAGTGCTCCTTTGACCTGACTCCTTACAAGACTTCAGAGCATCACAAGGACATCTGCCTCACTGTCAGCACCAGCGCCATCCAAGTGGAGCACCTCTCCAGCTCCTAGAGAGACCTCAACCCAGGGAGCAGAAAGCCTCTTGTGCATAGCCTGCGCCCAGGGGCACCGCTTGCGCAGCGGCTCTCCTCGTGCAACAGTCTCCGGCCTCTCCTCCTGCAACAGCCTCTTCTGGCCGTGTAACCCTGTTCATGGCAGCCCCTTGAACAACAGCCTGTCTCAAGGGGGTGCTCCTTCTGTGCAACAGCCTGCCTGGTAGGAGGATGCTTCCTTGTGCAAGAGCCCCTTTCCTGTGCTGGGATCACTTCCTCATGCAAGAGCCCCCCTTTCAAACCCAAAGAAAGGCCCCGGTTTTGCCTTCTCTCACTGTAGGATGTGTATGAAGGGGGGGTGCATGTCGAGCCACGCATGGTGGATGGGATGGAGAGACGGTCCTTGTACGTACAGGGGCTCGGACACATGTTTTCAGCAGGCCACAGAAGAAAGTGGCAGGGTTCACAGCTGGATGGGATTCTTTGAGGATTTTCTTGAGTGTCTAAGGGAGAAATATCCATTCCTGTCCCTCCTGCTTGTGAAAGGGAGGAGGGGTCGCTCGTCCTGCCCCAAGGACTGGATGGGAGAAACCTTCTCCCCAGTGGAAGGTGAGACCAGTGAGGGGGGAGAGGTGAGGCATGTTCTCTGGGCCGGACAGGTGCTTGCACTGCCCGAGGGCTGTGGAGTATTGcactctttctcctcccctggTGGAGAGCAATAGAGAGGAGTCTGTCTGAActggctgctgcctctctcTCCCAGCTGTCTGAGCAGCACGATGGCCAAGGCCCCGTAGGAATGTGGGTTCCTGCTCATTGCTCTTCCTGCCTGTTGTGGATGATGTCCTAGCAGCTTGTactcctccttctctccctcctgcttccccccccacctcctcaGAAAAGCCTGCAGGCatcaacaacaaaccaaaaagcaactGGAGGGAGGGTAAGAGACTGCCAAAATAATCATCACCTTTCTCTCTACTCCCTTTCCTGAAAGGCGGAACGACAGCAGTTCTGACTCTCACACACCTGTCCTGCCCCCAGTTTcccaaagggaaggaggaggaggaatagACCAGTCTTTTCAAGGAGCcggcaggaggcagggaaaggcTAGCTTCTCCTGCTCACCTCCCAGCAGAGCGCTCTCCCAGGCTCCCTCTTGCCAAGACGGGCTGGACTCACATGGCAGTGGTGGCCTCTTCTGGACCCTGGTCATGGGAGAGAATCCCCAAAAGGTGGACAGTGGAGAGAAGGGGATGAAGATCCCCACAGAGAGACCAATCTAATGAGAAGAGGGAGCCAACAAGAATAAACTGAAGGCCCCttgaatttatatatatatatatatatatataaatatctatTCCCCACCCCGGCCCGCTCTGTCCTTGCTGTAACTGTTTCTATCTCTGTGTTTATAAAACGCATTATCCTGGcgaatttttattttcaatctgtttgtttttccctttctcttcgTCTTCaattctccttccctttttattttattggtcCACATGACTACCAGTCTTGTGTGTCACTTGTTAGTTTCTTTGGATCATGGAGGCTGACTCGGAAGAGAATGAGAAGGCAAGGGAAAAAGCATGTGTTGTTGGGATTTAAAATCAATCACCCACCCAAAGCCTATAGAATCTCCCAGACTTCTGTATGAACAACCAATaggggctgctttttttttttttttttttttttaaccaccttgtatagaaataaattgGTGTAAAAGGCTCCCTGAAGGTGCTGCTGCAAGCACCCTGCCCCTGTGATGTGTGTTCCTTCCCCCTGCACCTGACCACGGCACGAGCATCGTGCTGCTGTGGGTCCCGAGCAGCTGTGCGGGCGGACACGAGGGTAGCACATCGAGGGTAGCACATTGCTGCCCCGGGGCAGACTTACGGTCCGTGCAAGGGAAGCGAGGAGCTCTGCCCTCTGTGCTCTGCCCTTGCGGAGCCTGTGgcagaaactttcttttcttctgcgTTTAGTCACCAGGGTTGGCTGCAAATGGTTGGAGTGTTCTGTAGATCCATAGGTTAGGTTAGAAGAAGCTGTCTGATCTGACTCCTGCTATTCACAGGTGACATTTCAACCCATTTATCCTATATTGAGCCCCAAGAATTAACATGTGTTTGATGTATGTGTTGACAAAATGCATTGGCTTGATTTTGAGGCACTGGGACACAGACAATCCCTTCCATTGGTAGCCTGCTGCAAGGGCTTCGTGTTCTCGCTGTTTAAATATTGAAACCTGATTTCTCCTTTGGATCTGTTTGGCTTTGGCTTCCAGTTTCTAGTTCTGGATATGTCCATCCCGCTGATAAAGACAGCCTTAGAGCACAGTGGGGCTTTTTCCCCTGGACTGGTATTTAAACACTGTAATGTCACTTCTCAGTCCACTTTTTGACAAGCTAAATGGATGGAACTGCTTAAATCTTCCATTGTAAGGGATTTCCTCCAGCCCATGAAttattcttgtcttttctttctacatCTTGTACAATTTTTCAGTATCTTGTAAAAATGTTCCTTTCAGAATTGAGTGTTCAAACCCCAGTGCCATGGACAAGGTCCCCCTGCCCTTTGCCTTAAGTCTGCAGAGGATTGCGTTCGTCCTTTTCTCGCAGCATTATACAGGAGCTCGCATTAGCTTCTTGTCTGGTGTGGCCCCTGGATCATCCGACGTCTCAGCTTTCCGTGATAGTAGTTCCCCCTTTCTACAGGTGTGGTCTGAGTTCTTGCTTCCTAGATACTTAATGTGAGGCTGTTTGAAGTCCAGTTTGTGTGAATGGACCTGGCTTCCTGATGGACCAGGTCACAACGCTTTCCCAGTTTTGTCGCCCACAAACTGTAtcagttgttattttttactttgaggtCCAAGTTGAAAATGCTATATTGCATCTGACCTACACTAACTTGAAAAGGATCATTCAGTGCAACTTTTTATTAGCTTCTTTTTGAGACTTGCAGGCTAGGCATTTCTTAATCCTCTTAGTATGTGATTATGTACAGTAAATCTTTTTGACTTATGGTGCTAGGTCAATGCCTTACAAAAATTTAAGTATGTTGCACCTATGCAGTCCCCTTTGTTAAACCAAATGTATAATGATGTCATCTAAGAATGAAAttaaggtttggggtttttctttcctttttttctacaaaaccTCTATTTCATAAAATCTTTGGGttagaggttttatttttcattcactaATTCTTCATCTCGACAGCTTTTCCATAATTTTGGCATCGAGtcattttatttgccttttggGAATACTGTCATGAATGTCTTAAGGTATTTCTCTAATATCCcaagtttaattaaaattggAATCAATGGGCTAGAGAGCTTGTTAGTGAACTCTTTTAGGattcctgtttctttgctggCTTAAAAATATACATCCCTAGTAGACTGTCTGTTCTCCTGCTTTGATACTAAGGTACTGGATAGAAGTTGCTATTTTCGTCTGACTGCCACATCCCGTTTCTTTCTGAATATGGAATTGGAAGTATGTGTTGACTgattttcctgttctgtgtCACTAGCATTTTCACCATTTGTGTCTAGTGATCAGTACTATGAGTAAGAttactttgtttattttttatttaaagaaaggaCGATCCAAAACCCCTTTCCTATTACCAGTAGTTCTGCTAGCCACAAAGATTTCCTTAACAGTTTTCTCTATTTTATAATGTCTAATTTATGTCAGTTGCTGTTTGGCCTTCCCCTTTTCCACGTGTTAAGTTTCAGggttgggtgtgtgtgtgtggtgttttaattgtttcttgCTCACACTTTCTCACTGAACCCAGGATGAGCTTTTACCaaaagttttcctctttcttgatTGTGGAATTTGGGCTTTTTTGGCCACATAGTAAGTTTTTGTTACAGAAGACTTTAATTCACACTTTTCTGccttacttcttttttctcatgGACAACCTGCTTAATAGTTTTGCTCACCTTGGAAATTAGCACAGACTCAGCACAGGTTTATTACTGCCCGTGGCTCTCCTCTGCGTGTCCGTATTCTATATGGACAGCACAAAATTGCCAGTTTCACTCAAGTTATTATCTTGTCTTGTATCTATCACCTTGAAGTGTGAAAAGTTGACTTGTTTTAGGTGCAGTGTCTTGTATTAAGAAAGCTACAGTTTTAAAAGTTGGAAAGATGTTTTGCCGACTGGTTAAATTCCCTGGGGAATGGCTCACAAGTTAAAATTCCTTGCAgtggtttttcattttgtatgtTAAAGGTGCTTGAAATCACCTTTCCTCATCCCGGGTTTGACGTGGTGTTTTCTAATGGCTGCTATCCTTCCCCTTCTTGGAATCTACTGCCTAGCATGGGGATCCACATGTATTTTCAGGCTCTACAATTCTTGTGTTACCAGTTATTTCAAAGGTATTACTGCTTGTGTTTGTgcagtttgctgctgctcctaTAGCTTTTACTGTTGCCCAGGAAGAAATTGATGTTTTTTCACTAAGGGACTTTCCCATCGAGTTTCAGAAATGCCACTTTGttccaggcttttttttctcataatcAATGAGaatttcttatttctctgtTCACCCAGAGTGCTGTTGCTGGTGTAGAAGTAATTGAAGATACCTTGCTCTCATTATCTTTGACACTTATTTGAGTTTGGATTAGGTCTTCTGTTTGGATTCCCAAGGCTGTTTAACATATTCAGAATGCTTCAGGTGGTTTAAAAAGTATAGTTGCTACCTGCGGGATGCAAAGTGTTGTATCTGTACAGAATTCTTCCCTGTTGAGATGAAGCCCCAGGTTCCACAGCctgcagcttttcagctttGTGCACTCAAGGCAACAATGGTTTAATTATTGAACTCCCACTCACAAGAGT of the Falco cherrug isolate bFalChe1 chromosome 5, bFalChe1.pri, whole genome shotgun sequence genome contains:
- the ZNF384 gene encoding zinc finger protein 384 isoform X2, which codes for MEESHFNSSPYFWPAVPTVSGQIENTMFINKMKEQLLPTEKGCSLAPPHYPALLTVPTSVALPTGISMDSDTKSEQLTPHSQAPVTQNITVVPVQSAGLMTAGPGLVITSPSGSLVTTAASAQTFPISAPMIVSALPPGSQAALQVVPDLSKKGTTTLSEGGGGGGGGGVAPKPPRGRKKKRLQESGLPEMSDPFVLSNEDDEDQHKDGKTYSSVSSGTNEAWFPAALSCVDSLMSNQGCRMCSLTFYSKSEMQIHSKSHTETKPHKCPHCSKSFANSSYLAQHIRIHSGAKPYTCSYCQKAFRQLSHLQQHTRIHSKLHTAIVKPHKCPHCSKSFANTSYLAQHLRIHSGAKPYTCRYCQKAFRQLSHLQQHTRIHTGDRPYKCAHPGCEKAFTQLSNLQSHRRQHNKDKPFKCHNCHRAYTDAASLEVHLATHTVKHAKVYTCSICSRAYTSETYLMKHMRKHNIPDPQQQVVQAQAQASQQQQHFQPQGGGAAGGPSGDTNQPNPPPQCSFDLTPYKTSEHHKDICLTVSTSAIQVEHLSSS
- the ZNF384 gene encoding zinc finger protein 384 isoform X1 is translated as MSGSYRTIGRVTCRVLVKMEESHFNSSPYFWPAVPTVSGQIENTMFINKMKEQLLPTEKGCSLAPPHYPALLTVPTSVALPTGISMDSDTKSEQLTPHSQAPVTQNITVVPVQSAGLMTAGPGLVITSPSGSLVTTAASAQTFPISAPMIVSALPPGSQAALQVVPDLSKKGTTTLSEGGGGGGGGGVAPKPPRGRKKKRLQESGLPEMSDPFVLSNEDDEDQHKDGKTYSSVSSGTNEAWFPAALSCVDSLMSNQGCRMCSLTFYSKSEMQIHSKSHTETKPHKCPHCSKSFANSSYLAQHIRIHSGAKPYTCSYCQKAFRQLSHLQQHTRIHSKLHTAIVKPHKCPHCSKSFANTSYLAQHLRIHSGAKPYTCRYCQKAFRQLSHLQQHTRIHTGDRPYKCAHPGCEKAFTQLSNLQSHRRQHNKDKPFKCHNCHRAYTDAASLEVHLATHTVKHAKVYTCSICSRAYTSETYLMKHMRKHNIPDPQQQVVQAQAQASQQQQHFQPQGGGAAGGPSGDTNQPNPPPQCSFDLTPYKTSEHHKDICLTVSTSAIQVEHLSSS
- the ZNF384 gene encoding zinc finger protein 384 isoform X5, which codes for MSGSYRTIGRVTCRVLVKMEESHFNSSPYFWPAVPTVSGQIENTMFINKMKEQLLPTEKGCSLAPPHYPALLTVPTSVALPTGISMDSDTKSEQLTPHSQAPVTQNITVVPVQSAGLMTAGPGLVITSPSGSLVTTAASAQTFPISAPMIVSALPPGSQAALQVVPDLSKKGTTTLSEGGGGGGGGGVAPKPPRGRKKKRLQESGLPEMSDPFVLSNEDDEDQHKDGKTYRCRMCSLTFYSKSEMQIHSKSHTETKPHKCPHCSKSFANSSYLAQHIRIHSGAKPYTCSYCQKAFRQLSHLQQHTRIHTGDRPYKCAHPGCEKAFTQLSNLQSHRRQHNKDKPFKCHNCHRAYTDAASLEVHLATHTVKHAKVYTCSICSRAYTSETYLMKHMRKHNIPDPQQQVVQAQAQASQQQQHFQPQGGGAAGGPSGDTNQPNPPPQCSFDLTPYKTSEHHKDICLTVSTSAIQVEHLSSS
- the ZNF384 gene encoding zinc finger protein 384 isoform X6, with the translated sequence MEESHFNSSPYFWPAVPTVSGQIENTMFINKMKEQLLPTEKGCSLAPPHYPALLTVPTSVALPTGISMDSDTKSEQLTPHSQAPVTQNITVVPVQSAGLMTAGPGLVITSPSGSLVTTAASAQTFPISAPMIVSALPPGSQAALQVVPDLSKKGTTTLSEGGGGGGGGGVAPKPPRGRKKKRLQESGLPEMSDPFVLSNEDDEDQHKDGKTYRCRMCSLTFYSKSEMQIHSKSHTETKPHKCPHCSKSFANSSYLAQHIRIHSGAKPYTCSYCQKAFRQLSHLQQHTRIHTGDRPYKCAHPGCEKAFTQLSNLQSHRRQHNKDKPFKCHNCHRAYTDAASLEVHLATHTVKHAKVYTCSICSRAYTSETYLMKHMRKHNIPDPQQQVVQAQAQASQQQQHFQPQGGGAAGGPSGDTNQPNPPPQCSFDLTPYKTSEHHKDICLTVSTSAIQVEHLSSS
- the ZNF384 gene encoding zinc finger protein 384 isoform X3; its protein translation is MSGSYRTIGRVTCRVLVKMEESHFNSSPYFWPAVPTVSGQIENTMFINKMKEQLLPTEKGCSLAPPHYPALLTVPTSVALPTGISMDSDTKSEQLTPHSQAPVTQNITVVPVQSAGLMTAGPGLVITSPSGSLVTTAASAQTFPISAPMIVSALPPGSQAALQVVPDLSKKGTTTLSEGGGGGGGGGVAPKPPRGRKKKRLQESGLPEMSDPFVLSNEDDEDQHKDGKTYRCRMCSLTFYSKSEMQIHSKSHTETKPHKCPHCSKSFANSSYLAQHIRIHSGAKPYTCSYCQKAFRQLSHLQQHTRIHSKLHTAIVKPHKCPHCSKSFANTSYLAQHLRIHSGAKPYTCRYCQKAFRQLSHLQQHTRIHTGDRPYKCAHPGCEKAFTQLSNLQSHRRQHNKDKPFKCHNCHRAYTDAASLEVHLATHTVKHAKVYTCSICSRAYTSETYLMKHMRKHNIPDPQQQVVQAQAQASQQQQHFQPQGGGAAGGPSGDTNQPNPPPQCSFDLTPYKTSEHHKDICLTVSTSAIQVEHLSSS